The following is a genomic window from Marinobacter sp. NP-4(2019).
GGTCACCGTGGCAAACCGCCTGGTGAACGAAGGCGTTCGCTTTGTGGTCGGCCACCTGTGTTCCAGCTCTACCCAACCGGCGTCCGACATCTACGAAGACGAAGGCATCCTGATGGTAACCCCGGCCTCCACCAGCCCGGACATCACCGAGCGCGGATACGAACTGGTATTCCGTACCATCGGCCTCGACAGCATGCAGGGCCCGGTTGCCGGGGAATACCTTGCCAGCCTCAATCCCGAGCGCGTTGCCATTGTTCATGACAAGCAGCAATATGGCGAAGGCATTGCCACCGCAGTCCGCGACACCCTGAAGAACGCCGGCATTGAAATCGCCATGTTTGAAGGGATTACTGCCGGAGACAAGGACTTCTCATCCCTGATCACCAAACTGAAGCAAGCCGATGTCGACTATGTCTACTATGGGGGCTATCACCCGGAACTTGGGCTGATCCTGCGGCAGGCGCAACAAGCCGAACTGGATGCCGTATTCATGGGCCCTGAAGGTGTTGGCAACAAGGACATCAACACCATCGCCGGTGACGCCGCAGAAGGCCTTCTGGTCACACTCCCTCCCAGCTTCGACCAACAGGAAGAAAACCGGGATCTGGTTAAAGCGTTCGAGGAAAAAGGTGAGGACCCCTCCGGCCCGTTCGTACTGACCTCCTATACTGCCGTCCAGCTTATCGCTGAAGGTATTGAGCAGGCAGGCTCGACCGATCCGTTTGATGTCGCAGAAGCCCTGCGCAGCGGCTCGTTTAATACCCCCATCGGTACCGTTGAGTACGACGACAAAGGTGATATGAAGTCCTTTAAGTTCGTTGTGTACGAATGGCATTCAGATGGCAGCAAAACTCCGGTAAACTGAGCCGAAATTGTTAAAAAACGGTAACAATGAGAACACCTTCTCACCGCGATCCGGGAGAAGGTGTTTTTCTAGGTTCCTGTTGATCCTTCCCGCACCCGCGCCGGCACCCCGGAGCGTCAGGTGTGGTCAGTGGAGGGGGCAGGCTTTCGGAGTCCCACAACAATGCAAGATCTCCTTTATTTCCTGCAACAGCTTATTAACGGGCTGACGATCGGGAGCACCTATGCCCTGATCGCCATCGGCTACACGATGGTTTACGGCATCATTGGCATGATCAACTTTGCCCATGGTGAGATCTACATGATCGGTGCCTACACCGCACTGATTGCCATTACCGGACTCGCTGCCCTTGGTATTGCCTGGCTTCCGCTGATCCTCATCGTTGCGCTCGTGTGCGCCATGATTGTTTCCAGCACCATGGGCTGGGCAGTCGAGAGGGTCGCCTACCGACCGGTTCGTGGACGCCACCGGCTGATCCCGCTGATTTCCGCCATCGGCATGTCCATTTTCCTGCAAAACTACGTCCACCTGGCCCAGGGCTCCCGCAACATTGGTTTTCCCGCACTGATTGAGGGCGGTTTCCGCTTCGGCAGCGCGGACTCGTTCCAGACGTCGATTTCCTACATGCAGATTACAATCTTCATCACCACGCTGATCTGCATGACCCTGCTGTCCCTGTTTATATCCCGGTCACGTATTGGCCGTGCCTGCCGTGCCGTCTCCCAGGACCTCGGCATGGCCAGTCTGCTGGGCATCGATACCAACCGCATCATCTCGGCCACTTTTGTGATTGGCGCCGCCCTGGCGGCGGTTGCGGGCCTTCTGTTGGGCATGTATTACGGCTCCATCGACCCACTATTCGGGTTTATCGCTGGATTGAAGGCCTTCACCGCGGCGGTGCTTGGCGGCATCGGCAGCATCCCCGGCGCCATGTTGGGTGGGCTCATCCTCGGCGTTGCCGAAAGCATGACTTCCGGGTATCTCAGCGGGGAATACAAGGACGTGGTGTCTTTCGGACTGCTGATACTCATTCTTCTCTTCAAGCCTACCGGCCTGCTTGGTAAACCGGAGGTGGAAAAGATCTGATGGCTGCACATAACCTGAAACACGCGCTGTTCTGCGCCATTGTCACACTGATCATTGCCTATCCGATCCTCGGCCTGAACCTGGTCGCGTCGGGAACGGATATCGTCCTGGAAGGCGCCACGACCCAGACCGTTATTTCGGTCCTGTTCGCGGCAGTGGTTGTCTTTCTGTTCCAGTTGTTCCGCGACAACATCATGGGGGCTCTCGGCAAGGCTCCGGCACTCAATCCACTGGCCAACCGCCAGCCCATGGAGCAAAGCAAACGGCTGAAACTGGAATCCACCATTCTGACACTGATCATCATCGGGGCACTGATCTGGCCCTTCTTCGTATCCCGGGGGTCGGTCGATCTGGCCACCCTGGTGCTGATCTACATTATGCTGGCCCTGGGCCTCAACGTGGTGGTCGGGCTCGCCGGGCTATTGGACCTGGGCTACGTGGCCTTCTATGCCGTCGGTGCTTACACTTTCGCCCTGTTGTCCCAGTATTACGGGGTTTCCTTCTGGTTTGCACTACCCATTGGCGCCCTGCTGGCCGCCCTGTTCGGCCTGGTACTGGGTTTTCCGGTACTGCGGCTCAGGGGCGACTACCTGGCAATTGTGACCCTCGGTTTCGGTGAGATTATCCGTATCCTGCTGAATAACATGACCAGCCTGACCGGCGGTCCCAACGGCATTGGCGGCATTCCCGATCCGACACTGTTTGGCATGGAGTTTGGCCGGCGCGTCAAGGAAGAAGGCAACGTTTCCTTCCATGAAACCTTTGGCATCGCCTACAGCAGCGAGCACAAGATCATTTTTCTGTACCTGATTGCCCTGGTTCTGGCCGTCATTACCGCCCTGGTCATCCGCCGCCTGATGCGCATGCCGGTCGGCCGCGCCTGGGAAGCCCTGCGGGAGGACGAAATCGCTGCCCGCTCGCTGGGCCTGAGCCGTACCTCGGTGAAACTGTCCGCGTTTACCATCGGCGCGTTCTTCGCCGGCTTCGCCGGAACTGTCTTTGCCTCCAAACAGGGCTTTATCAGCCCCGAATCGTTTGTCTTCTTGGAATCCGCCATCGTTCTGGCGATTGTGGTACTCGGTGGTATGGGCTCGCAGCTCGGCGTCATCCTCGCGGCCATCGCAGTCACCATCCTGCCGGAACTTGCCCGGGAGTTCTCCGAATACCGGATGCTGATCTTCGGTGCCGCCATGGTACTGATGATGGTCTGGCGCCCGCAGGGTCTGATGCCCATGCGTCGCATCCATATCGAACTGCAAAAACTGGAGTAACGGACGATGCTTGAAGTACAGAATCTGTCCATGCGCTTTGGCGGGCTCCTGGCGGTCGATCAGGTTTCCCTCGACGTTGAGGAACACGAAATCGTGTCCATTATCGGCCCCAATGGTGCCGGCAAGACTACCGTGTTCAACTGCATGAGTGGTTTCTACAAACCCACCGGTGGCAAAATCCTGTTCGAAGGACGCGAGGTTCAGGGCAAACCGGATTTCCGGATCTCCCGCCTGGGAATGGTCCGCACGTTCCAACACGTTCGCCTGTTCAATCGGATGACCGTGGTGGAGAATCTGCTGGTCGCCCAGCACCGCCACCTGAATACCAACCTGATCTCCGGTTTGCTGAAAACGCCAAGCTACCGTGAGCGGGAACAGAAATCCCTGGATCGAGCCAGTTACTGGCTCGATCGGGTGGGCTTGCTGGACCTCGCCAACCGGGACGCCGGCAACCTGGCTTATGGCCAACAACGACGGCTGGAAATTGCCCGCTGCATGGTAACCGAACCTAAGCTGCTGATGCTGGATGAACCTGCGGCCGGCCTCAACCCGGCGGAAACCCGGGACCTGAACCAACTGATTGTCAGTCTCAAGGAAGACTACAACGTGTCCGTCGTGCTTATTGAACACGATATGAGTCTGGTGATGGATATTTCCGACCGCATCAACGTCATTAACCAGGGGCGCCCCCTGGCCAACGGCACGCCGGACGAAATCCGCAGCAACGACGACGTCATCAAAGCC
Proteins encoded in this region:
- a CDS encoding branched-chain amino acid ABC transporter substrate-binding protein, encoding MRTSVKKLVTAVSTSIALMGAGHVAAEIKVGIAGPMTGPVAQYGDMQFSGARMAIERINADGGVNGEMLEAVEVDDVCDPKQAVTVANRLVNEGVRFVVGHLCSSSTQPASDIYEDEGILMVTPASTSPDITERGYELVFRTIGLDSMQGPVAGEYLASLNPERVAIVHDKQQYGEGIATAVRDTLKNAGIEIAMFEGITAGDKDFSSLITKLKQADVDYVYYGGYHPELGLILRQAQQAELDAVFMGPEGVGNKDINTIAGDAAEGLLVTLPPSFDQQEENRDLVKAFEEKGEDPSGPFVLTSYTAVQLIAEGIEQAGSTDPFDVAEALRSGSFNTPIGTVEYDDKGDMKSFKFVVYEWHSDGSKTPVN
- the livH gene encoding high-affinity branched-chain amino acid ABC transporter permease LivH, with translation MQDLLYFLQQLINGLTIGSTYALIAIGYTMVYGIIGMINFAHGEIYMIGAYTALIAITGLAALGIAWLPLILIVALVCAMIVSSTMGWAVERVAYRPVRGRHRLIPLISAIGMSIFLQNYVHLAQGSRNIGFPALIEGGFRFGSADSFQTSISYMQITIFITTLICMTLLSLFISRSRIGRACRAVSQDLGMASLLGIDTNRIISATFVIGAALAAVAGLLLGMYYGSIDPLFGFIAGLKAFTAAVLGGIGSIPGAMLGGLILGVAESMTSGYLSGEYKDVVSFGLLILILLFKPTGLLGKPEVEKI
- a CDS encoding high-affinity branched-chain amino acid ABC transporter permease LivM, whose product is MAAHNLKHALFCAIVTLIIAYPILGLNLVASGTDIVLEGATTQTVISVLFAAVVVFLFQLFRDNIMGALGKAPALNPLANRQPMEQSKRLKLESTILTLIIIGALIWPFFVSRGSVDLATLVLIYIMLALGLNVVVGLAGLLDLGYVAFYAVGAYTFALLSQYYGVSFWFALPIGALLAALFGLVLGFPVLRLRGDYLAIVTLGFGEIIRILLNNMTSLTGGPNGIGGIPDPTLFGMEFGRRVKEEGNVSFHETFGIAYSSEHKIIFLYLIALVLAVITALVIRRLMRMPVGRAWEALREDEIAARSLGLSRTSVKLSAFTIGAFFAGFAGTVFASKQGFISPESFVFLESAIVLAIVVLGGMGSQLGVILAAIAVTILPELAREFSEYRMLIFGAAMVLMMVWRPQGLMPMRRIHIELQKLE
- the livG gene encoding high-affinity branched-chain amino acid ABC transporter ATP-binding protein LivG — its product is MLEVQNLSMRFGGLLAVDQVSLDVEEHEIVSIIGPNGAGKTTVFNCMSGFYKPTGGKILFEGREVQGKPDFRISRLGMVRTFQHVRLFNRMTVVENLLVAQHRHLNTNLISGLLKTPSYREREQKSLDRASYWLDRVGLLDLANRDAGNLAYGQQRRLEIARCMVTEPKLLMLDEPAAGLNPAETRDLNQLIVSLKEDYNVSVVLIEHDMSLVMDISDRINVINQGRPLANGTPDEIRSNDDVIKAYLGEA